The following coding sequences are from one Tolumonas lignilytica window:
- a CDS encoding trimeric intracellular cation channel family protein codes for MQPSFIDSLIYFIDLLGTVVFAFSGVLVAGRLKMDIIGVLVLAAVTSIGGGTIRDLLIGATPVFWIKDSHYLLTIALTAVAGMGVARIQHRFPWYLLPLLDAIGLALFVVIGAQKALTFGTSGVIAVIMGCMTGVAGGVIRDILAGEIPMVLRKEVYVTACILSGSIYVILLDLGLGHVASMFASMLSLLCVRVPAIFLHLSLPTFHLGKDE; via the coding sequence ATGCAGCCTTCTTTTATTGATAGTCTTATCTATTTTATCGACCTGTTAGGTACTGTCGTGTTTGCTTTTTCAGGGGTGCTAGTGGCCGGACGTTTGAAGATGGACATTATTGGCGTATTAGTGCTTGCGGCGGTGACCTCCATTGGTGGTGGCACAATCCGTGATTTATTAATTGGCGCCACTCCGGTTTTTTGGATCAAAGACTCGCATTATCTCCTGACCATTGCCCTGACTGCTGTCGCAGGCATGGGGGTTGCCCGAATTCAGCATCGTTTTCCCTGGTATCTATTACCACTGTTAGATGCTATCGGCTTGGCCTTGTTTGTCGTCATTGGCGCACAAAAGGCACTGACCTTTGGTACGTCAGGTGTTATTGCCGTGATCATGGGCTGTATGACCGGTGTGGCCGGCGGTGTTATTCGAGATATTCTGGCTGGTGAAATACCGATGGTATTGCGTAAGGAGGTGTATGTCACCGCCTGCATACTGAGCGGTTCAATCTACGTCATTCTGCTGGATCTGGGGCTGGGCCACGTGGCTTCCATGTTTGCCAGCATGTTGAGCCTGTTGTGCGTGCGTGTGCCAGCCATTTTTCTGCACTTATCGCTGCCCACTTTTCATCTGGGAAAAGATGAGTAA
- a CDS encoding cobalamin-binding protein: protein MFTWCRNRLGYLFILVLPLTVQAVPQRIVSLTPHITEMLFAIGAGSQVVAIDQASDYPADVKKLPKVANYQSLNSESLLAVKPDLVVAWGATQVLMQQQIKKLGIPLLLLQSQKLDDLPKELRLLGEQTGHTAQANQLATQIADKFADYRLRSQHRPKVTAFYQLWYPPLTTVANGSFIQEIMTMCGAENPFANSNTPYPQLSEEAVLAADPQIIFSTQHGSDLQHWSKWPQLAAVKQKHLYQLNADWLHRLSPRILLGIAQMCGQIDDVVKNRH from the coding sequence ATGTTCACTTGGTGTCGTAACCGCTTAGGTTATCTGTTCATTTTAGTATTACCGCTCACCGTGCAGGCCGTTCCGCAACGAATCGTCAGTCTGACACCGCATATTACCGAAATGCTGTTTGCCATTGGCGCTGGCTCTCAAGTTGTCGCGATCGATCAGGCCAGCGATTATCCTGCTGACGTCAAAAAACTCCCCAAAGTCGCTAACTATCAAAGTCTGAATAGTGAAAGTTTGCTCGCGGTAAAACCTGATCTGGTGGTCGCCTGGGGGGCAACACAAGTATTAATGCAGCAACAAATAAAAAAACTGGGCATTCCGTTACTATTGCTACAATCGCAAAAATTAGATGATTTGCCTAAAGAGCTGCGTTTGTTAGGGGAACAAACCGGCCACACCGCACAGGCCAATCAGCTCGCCACCCAGATAGCCGATAAATTTGCCGATTATCGGTTACGCAGCCAACACCGCCCCAAAGTAACCGCCTTTTATCAACTGTGGTATCCGCCTTTGACCACGGTTGCCAACGGTTCTTTTATTCAGGAAATAATGACGATGTGTGGTGCGGAAAACCCTTTTGCCAACAGTAACACACCTTATCCGCAACTGAGTGAAGAAGCCGTTTTAGCTGCCGACCCTCAGATCATATTCAGCACGCAACATGGTAGCGATCTGCAGCACTGGTCAAAGTGGCCCCAACTTGCAGCCGTAAAACAAAAGCATTTGTATCAGTTGAATGCGGACTGGTTACACCGATTATCGCCGCGCATTTTATTAGGGATTGCACAAATGTGTGGTCAGATAGATGACGTCGTAAAAAACCGGCATTAA
- the mtnN gene encoding 5'-methylthioadenosine/S-adenosylhomocysteine nucleosidase, whose protein sequence is MKVGIIGAMEPEVAILREQISHRETVTIAGCEFYLGQLAGHDVILTRSGIGKVAASIATTILLERYAPDCVINTGSAGGFDPALRVGDVVISDDVRHHDVDVTAFGYEPGQLPQQPAAFASDRKLIGVAEQVMHQFPDLQSRIGLICTGDQFMCDPQRIAQLRQTFPTMMAVEMEAAAIAQVCHQFKVPFVVIRSLSDIAGTESPSTFEEYLEVAAKNSSAMIVAMLKQL, encoded by the coding sequence ATGAAAGTAGGAATCATCGGCGCAATGGAGCCGGAAGTTGCGATTTTGCGCGAACAAATCAGTCACCGTGAAACCGTCACTATTGCGGGTTGTGAATTTTATCTGGGCCAATTAGCCGGACATGACGTGATACTGACCCGCTCAGGTATCGGTAAAGTGGCAGCCAGCATCGCAACAACCATTCTGCTGGAGCGCTATGCACCCGATTGTGTGATTAATACTGGTTCCGCCGGTGGCTTTGATCCTGCATTACGGGTGGGCGATGTGGTCATTTCTGATGATGTACGTCATCACGATGTCGATGTGACCGCCTTTGGTTATGAACCAGGTCAGTTGCCACAACAACCAGCAGCGTTTGCTTCCGATCGTAAATTGATTGGCGTGGCTGAACAGGTGATGCACCAGTTTCCAGATCTGCAAAGCCGGATTGGTCTGATTTGTACCGGCGATCAGTTCATGTGCGATCCACAACGTATTGCACAACTGCGACAAACCTTTCCGACCATGATGGCTGTAGAAATGGAGGCCGCGGCAATTGCGCAGGTTTGCCATCAATTCAAGGTGCCGTTTGTGGTGATCCGTTCGTTGTCTGATATTGCAGGCACGGAATCGCCCAGCACGTTTGAAGAATACCTCGAAGTCGCTGCCAAAAATTCCTCAGCCATGATCGTCGCGATGTTGAAACAACTCTGA
- a CDS encoding cobalamin biosynthesis protein CobD/CbiB: MLTVDKIEPLLNTPPLILLAAVLLESWLPMPARWKPSALVPLLQRLVSRVHRKNASPQQQWTTGLLLPFVVIFPSLVASWSVRNLAPWDMLFDILLLSWLLESQPIKEVLLAIRQLLQQDKLVLARLQLSRWVLRDTQTLSAMGVCKAAIEMSILRLLSQWFSVAMIYLLLGIHGALFCRLIQLVAQSCNMKLTVNRICGEFTARMLQTFNTIPVLILLLLQLPLPHGFSALKTAFKQVRHWPAVTSGLLLNCTGVSLGIGLGGPRLYQGEKIRYARIGTQRDPEPSALLSGYRRLIHLGWFCWMSLAVFYGWFVYVHLVS; the protein is encoded by the coding sequence ATGCTGACCGTCGACAAAATTGAGCCGCTACTGAATACGCCGCCGCTGATTTTATTAGCGGCGGTTTTATTGGAGAGCTGGCTGCCAATGCCTGCCCGCTGGAAACCATCGGCCTTAGTTCCCTTGTTGCAACGTCTGGTGAGCCGAGTTCATCGTAAGAATGCATCGCCACAACAACAGTGGACGACCGGCTTGTTACTGCCGTTTGTGGTTATTTTCCCCAGCCTGGTCGCCAGTTGGTCCGTCCGGAATCTGGCCCCGTGGGACATGTTATTCGATATTCTGCTGCTGAGCTGGCTGCTGGAAAGCCAGCCCATCAAGGAAGTTTTACTGGCAATACGACAGTTATTGCAACAAGACAAGCTAGTGTTGGCCCGTCTGCAACTGAGTCGCTGGGTGCTACGTGATACGCAGACGCTGAGTGCAATGGGGGTCTGTAAAGCGGCCATTGAAATGAGTATTCTGCGCTTACTCAGTCAATGGTTTAGCGTTGCCATGATCTATTTACTCTTGGGCATTCACGGCGCATTGTTCTGTCGCCTGATCCAGCTTGTCGCGCAAAGCTGTAATATGAAACTCACGGTAAATCGTATTTGTGGCGAATTTACAGCTCGAATGCTGCAAACCTTCAATACCATTCCGGTGTTGATCCTGTTGTTGCTGCAGTTACCTTTACCTCATGGTTTCAGCGCTCTGAAAACAGCTTTCAAGCAAGTACGTCACTGGCCCGCCGTCACAAGTGGCCTGCTATTGAATTGTACTGGCGTCAGTCTGGGAATTGGTCTGGGCGGTCCGCGTTTGTATCAAGGTGAAAAAATCCGTTATGCACGTATCGGTACTCAACGTGATCCCGAGCCTTCGGCACTCCTGAGTGGTTATCGCCGCCTTATTCATCTGGGCTGGTTTTGCTGGATGTCATTAGCGGTTTTCTATGGATGGTTCGTCTATGTTCACTTGGTGTCGTAA
- a CDS encoding methyl-accepting chemotaxis protein: protein MELKSNSMALSSQERHWRPWFGKTGKLAMRWACYLNRDRYQAMENAFENFARYRVNLLKEWTNHQWRILSAIAQNTAQLEQLTVSVLKEKSNLLPDCNELFVLNKQGELQQSSRGRTSAPAVNNKILQYAAGQPFLHGPYIDAVTLSLGKSTSTFHDAVTLMFYQPLVQNGQLLGFLCARVPNDVVGDLIQREAGHIFHESGDNYLFMVKSNFDPALPQGVALSRSRFEDRTFSGGDNLKDGINTPFGVVQVKNHTEFELIFNDPSTGRLHPGVRETIRHGENLFVSYPGYSDYRHIPVIGKGVTFQLPGSPDVWGMMCEADLEEAYRYRSISQRLTGGYLMTAIGATIIASGLHLAIQPTVTETILCYFVLQLLGVLAFNRWLSKPLSHRLRDTIALLRQIVEGGGNLRLRIPREQTTNDESGMMATWVNSLIDHLDGILGQVISTSRILERNNGDMQQQNSSAVRATNHVMNAMQETQTSLQIQMQQLDNANGIANEMREAMKQQAENARKQLQLVSARTRDIRTTVSASTETIEQLNQSAKAIGNIVSVIQGIAAQTNLLALNAAIEAARAGEAGRGFAVVADEVRNLAARTSQSTNEIEEMIATVQQQATNAVEIMNVSMQNMEAGLQLAENSSDDQREHHLIVEKLLATIQDLTEQGQDHANKTSTIHRVTEGMQSALTQFTQSVSDTEHSINRLAALTGQFQISQN from the coding sequence ATGGAACTTAAAAGTAATAGCATGGCGTTGTCGTCACAAGAACGACATTGGCGTCCGTGGTTTGGTAAAACTGGAAAACTGGCCATGCGTTGGGCCTGTTATCTGAATCGGGATCGTTATCAGGCAATGGAAAACGCCTTTGAAAACTTTGCCCGTTATCGCGTTAACCTACTGAAAGAATGGACCAATCATCAGTGGCGGATTCTGTCTGCCATCGCACAGAATACCGCGCAGCTCGAACAACTGACGGTTTCTGTTTTAAAAGAAAAAAGTAATCTGCTGCCAGATTGCAATGAATTATTTGTTTTAAACAAACAAGGGGAACTGCAGCAAAGTTCCCGCGGGCGAACCTCAGCCCCTGCTGTTAATAATAAAATATTGCAATATGCCGCTGGCCAACCATTTTTACATGGCCCCTATATCGATGCCGTCACGCTCTCGCTAGGCAAAAGTACATCCACCTTTCATGATGCAGTCACCCTGATGTTCTATCAGCCATTAGTTCAAAATGGCCAACTGCTGGGTTTCCTGTGTGCCCGCGTGCCTAATGATGTGGTGGGGGATTTGATCCAACGGGAAGCGGGTCATATCTTCCATGAATCTGGCGATAATTACCTGTTCATGGTGAAATCCAATTTTGATCCTGCCTTGCCGCAGGGGGTTGCCCTCTCCCGCTCGCGCTTTGAAGATCGAACCTTCTCGGGTGGCGATAACCTGAAAGATGGCATCAATACCCCGTTTGGGGTGGTACAGGTAAAAAATCACACTGAGTTTGAGCTTATTTTTAATGATCCTTCCACCGGACGTCTCCATCCCGGTGTCAGAGAAACGATCCGGCACGGGGAAAATCTGTTTGTCAGTTATCCCGGCTACTCCGATTACCGCCATATTCCTGTGATCGGAAAAGGGGTCACCTTTCAGCTTCCCGGCTCACCTGATGTCTGGGGGATGATGTGTGAAGCCGATCTGGAAGAAGCCTATCGTTATCGTTCGATCAGCCAGCGTCTGACGGGTGGTTATCTGATGACAGCCATCGGAGCGACCATCATTGCCTCCGGATTGCATCTGGCCATTCAACCCACCGTGACAGAAACCATCTTATGTTACTTTGTTCTGCAATTATTGGGGGTACTGGCCTTTAATCGCTGGCTCAGCAAACCGCTCTCCCATCGCTTGCGCGATACGATTGCGCTGTTGCGACAAATCGTGGAAGGCGGCGGCAACTTACGTCTGCGGATCCCTCGGGAGCAAACCACCAACGATGAGAGCGGCATGATGGCCACCTGGGTCAACAGCCTGATTGATCATCTAGATGGCATTCTCGGACAAGTCATTTCCACCAGCCGAATTCTGGAACGTAATAACGGCGATATGCAGCAACAAAACAGCTCCGCCGTGAGAGCAACCAACCATGTTATGAATGCGATGCAGGAAACTCAAACCTCATTGCAGATACAAATGCAGCAATTGGACAATGCCAACGGTATTGCCAATGAGATGCGTGAAGCCATGAAACAACAGGCTGAAAATGCCCGGAAGCAACTGCAATTGGTTTCCGCCAGAACGCGGGACATTCGCACCACGGTCAGTGCATCGACAGAAACCATTGAGCAGTTAAATCAGAGTGCAAAGGCGATTGGTAACATTGTCAGTGTGATTCAGGGCATTGCTGCCCAAACCAATTTACTTGCACTGAATGCCGCCATTGAAGCGGCTCGGGCGGGAGAAGCTGGTCGTGGCTTTGCCGTGGTGGCCGATGAGGTCAGAAATCTGGCCGCCCGTACCAGCCAGTCGACCAATGAAATAGAAGAGATGATTGCGACCGTACAACAGCAGGCAACGAATGCGGTGGAGATCATGAATGTCAGTATGCAGAACATGGAAGCAGGCCTGCAACTGGCCGAAAACTCTTCCGATGATCAGCGAGAGCATCATCTGATCGTAGAGAAATTACTGGCTACAATTCAGGATCTCACCGAGCAAGGTCAGGATCATGCCAACAAGACCTCGACCATTCATCGAGTCACGGAAGGGATGCAGTCTGCATTGACCCAATTTACCCAAAGTGTCAGCGATACCGAACACTCTATTAATCGCTTGGCAGCATTAACCGGACAATTCCAGATCAGCCAGAATTAA